The Thalassophryne amazonica chromosome 13, fThaAma1.1, whole genome shotgun sequence genome window below encodes:
- the LOC117523998 gene encoding carbonyl reductase [NADPH] 1-like isoform X2, whose translation MSSRVAVVTGSNKGIGFAIVRALCKQFDGDVFLTARNVDLGQKAVESLNSEGLKPKFHQLDINDRDSIDKAFTFFKDGYGGVDVLINNAAIYYKDEDTVQCVEHAEVTLKTNFFATRDMLTKFMPIIKPGGRVVNVSSIFGSQALSSCSPALQERFRSEDITEEELVGLMQRFVDQAKQNQHKEDGWPDKAYGVSKTGLTTLSMILARRLSKERPNDQILLNACCPGWVRTDMAGPEAPKSPDEGAVTPVYLALLPPGSTEPHGKFVSDKEVQPW comes from the exons ATGTCCTCCAGGGTTGCCGTGGTAACAGGCAGTAATAAGGGCATTGGCTTTGCCATTGTCCGCGCGCTGTGTAAGCAGTTTGATGGGGACGTTTTTCTCACTGCCAGAAACGT TGATCTGGGTCAGAAGGCCGTGGAGTCTCTGAACTCAGAGGGACTGAAGCCCAAGTTTCATCAGCTGGACATCAACGATCGAGACAGCATTGATAAAGCTTTCACGTTCTTCAAAGACGGTTACGGAGGAGTGGACGTCCTCATCAATAACGCTGCCATATATTATAAAG ATGAAGACACGGTGCAGTGTGTGGAACATGCAGAGGTCACTCTGAAGACCAACTTTTTCGCCACCAGAGACATGTTGACCAAGTTCATGCCGATCATCAAACCTGGAG GTCGTGTGGTAAATGTCTCCAGCATCTTCGGCTCCCAAGCACTGAGCAGCTGTAGCCCCGCCCTCCAAGAGCGTTTCCGCAGTGAGGACATAACGGAGGAGGAGCTTGTTGGACTGATGCAGCGATTTGTCGATCAGGCAAAGCAGAACCAACACAAGGAGGACGGTTGGCCTGATAAGGCTTACGGAGTGTCCAAAACTGGACTCACG ACTCTGTCCATGATCTTGGCTCGGCGTCTGTCCAAGGAGAGACCAAATGACCAG ATCTTACTGAACGCCTGCTGTCCAGGCTGGGTTCGTACAGACATGGCGGGCCCCGAGGCTCCAAAGTCACCAGACGAGGGCGCTGTCACACCGGTGTACCTGGCTCTACTGCCGCCCGGATCCACGGAACCTCACGGGAAGTTTGTGTCTGATAAAGAAGTCCAGCCCTGGTGA